The genomic region GAGAACCAGCGTGAGTCCCATGTTTTAATGACGCCGAGCCGAAAACCGATTGGATGAACCTTTTGTCCCATGATGCCTCCGAATGGTATAACTACGCTGAGAGTACCAGCGTTATATGACTCGTCCGCTTTCTGATCGTGTTGCCGCGTCCCATGGCCCGGGCCCGCATCCGTTTCATGGTAACGCCTTGATTCACGTAGGCCTTTGTCACCTTGAGTTCGTCCAGATCTCCCACCTTTTTTTGTTCGGCGTTCGCCACTGCGGAATCCAACAGCTTCTTGACGATCCGCGCAGCGTGGAGCGGCGTGAACGTAAGGATATTGAGTGCATCTCCCACCATCTTGCCCCGGATGAGGTCTATTACCTGCCTCGCCTTGCGTGGCGTAATGCGTATATGTCTTACTGTTGCGCTTGCTTCCATCTGATCATCCTCACTCTACTCTCATACACGACGTTCTTGAGTATTACTTCGGCGCGGTTGTCTTCTCTGCTGCTTTTGATCCACTATGAGCCTTGAATGTCCTGGTCGGCGAAAATTCACCCAGCTTATGACCAACCATGTTCTCGGTGATGTACACCGGAATGAACTTCCTTCCGTTGTGTACCGCCAGGGTGTGTCCCACAAAATCCGGTGTAATCGTCGATCTACGCGACCACGTCTTCGTAATCTTTTTTTCGCCCACAGTGTTCATGGCCTCAACCTTTTTCATGAGGCTCACATCTATAAAAGGGCCTTTTTTAACTGATCTCGGCACCGTATCCTCCGCTCTCTTACGAGGGACGATGGACGACCGCTCGCTTTGCTCGCTTGGACGATGGATGTCTTTTCTTCCCTCGTCCTTCGTCTCTCGTCCATCATCGCTGTTTCGTTATCTGCTCTTGGTTCTTCTCGATATAATAAACTTGCTCGTTGTTTTGTTATGCCTCGTCTTCTTGCCGTCCGGGAGACCCCACGGAGAGCACCCGGGCCGTCCGCCTGAAGACTTTCCCTCGCCACCGCCAAGCGGATGGTCGACGGGGTTCATCACCACACCACGGACCCTCGGCCTCATACCCATCCAGCGGGCCCTGCCGGCCTTGCCGATGCTGATATTTTCATGATCAAGATTCCCTACCTGGCCGATCGTGGCCATGCACTCGGAACGTACCATGCGTACTTCACCGGAGTTGAGCCGAAGCGTGGCATATTCTCCTTCACGCGCCAGGAGCTGCACCGATGCGCCTGCGCTTCGCGCAAGCTGGCCGCCGGACCCGCGTTTGAGCTCAACGTTGTGAAGTGTGGTGCCCACGGGTATCAAGGTTATAGGCAAAGCATTTCCGGGCTTGATATCCGAATCAGGCCCAGACAGAACGCTATCGCCCACCTTCAGGCCGAGCGGCGCCAGGATGTACCGCTTCTCGCCGTCTGCATAGTGGAGGAGCGCTATTCTCGCCGAGCGGTTCGGATCATATTCGATCTGCGCCACTTTCGCCGGGATCCCGATCTTGTCGCGCCTGAAATCAATGATCCTGTATTTTTTTCTGTGTCCGCCGCCACGATACCGTACGGTTATTTTACCGCGATTGTTTCTTCCACCGCTCTGGTTGAGTTTGACAACCAGCGATTTTTCCGGCGTGCTTCGCGTTACTTCTTCAAACGTCGACGAAGTCTGGAACCGTCTTCCAGGAGATGTTGGATTATAGGACTTTACCGGCATTTACGCACCCTCGAATATAGCGATCTTTTCACCTGGCTTAAGCGTAACGTACGCCTTCTTCC from Nitrospirota bacterium harbors:
- the rplV gene encoding 50S ribosomal protein L22 → MEASATVRHIRITPRKARQVIDLIRGKMVGDALNILTFTPLHAARIVKKLLDSAVANAEQKKVGDLDELKVTKAYVNQGVTMKRMRARAMGRGNTIRKRTSHITLVLSA
- the rpsS gene encoding 30S ribosomal protein S19, with product MPRSVKKGPFIDVSLMKKVEAMNTVGEKKITKTWSRRSTITPDFVGHTLAVHNGRKFIPVYITENMVGHKLGEFSPTRTFKAHSGSKAAEKTTAPK
- the rplB gene encoding 50S ribosomal protein L2, whose amino-acid sequence is MPVKSYNPTSPGRRFQTSSTFEEVTRSTPEKSLVVKLNQSGGRNNRGKITVRYRGGGHRKKYRIIDFRRDKIGIPAKVAQIEYDPNRSARIALLHYADGEKRYILAPLGLKVGDSVLSGPDSDIKPGNALPITLIPVGTTLHNVELKRGSGGQLARSAGASVQLLAREGEYATLRLNSGEVRMVRSECMATIGQVGNLDHENISIGKAGRARWMGMRPRVRGVVMNPVDHPLGGGEGKSSGGRPGCSPWGLPDGKKTRHNKTTSKFIISRRTKSR